The Bacillus sp. Y1 genome includes the window AACAACCTAAATTTTAGGTTGTTTTTTGTTTTAAAGATGCAAATGAAGTTATGTTCTTGCATAATGGAAGAAAGATGTTTATCGAACGGAGGTTTTTTCTGTGAGAGGAAAGAAGATTTTACTATGTGTTACTGGGGGAATTGCGGTTTTTAAAGCGGCAGCTTTAACAAGCAAACTCACCCAAGCTGGGCTTGAAGTAAAGGTCATTTTAAGTGAATCGGCTTCAAAATTTGTGACACCCTTAACCTTTCAGGCGCTTTCAAGAAATGATGTGCATATAGACACGTTTGATGAAAAGAATTCAAAGGTAATTGCCCATATTGATTTGGCTGATTGGGCAGATTTAATCGTTGTTGCTCCGGCAACAGCGAATGTCATTGGAAAGCTAGCGAATGGAATCGCTGATAATATGATTACTACGACCTTGCTGGCTGCAACATCACCAGTATGGATTGCCCCTGCAATGAACGTTCATATGTATGACCATCCTGCAGTGAGAAAGAATTTAGAAACATTACGAAGCTACGGATATGGGTTTATCGAGCCTGGAGAGGGTTATTTAGCATGTGGCTATGTTGGGAAAGGTAGAATGGAAGAGCCCGAGACAATTGTTGGGAAAATTGCTGAATTTTTCCAACCTATGAATACTCCTTTAAAGAGTAGAAAGGTACTTGTAACAGCAGGTCCAACACGAGAAAAAATAGATCCTGTCCGATATATTACGAATTTTTCGTCCGGAAAAATGGGGTATGCCATTGCCGAGCAAGCTAGGAATCTTGGAGCGGAGGTTACTCTCATCACAGGACCTGTTTCCATTGAACCGCCACTGGGAGTTAAGGTTATCCATGTGGAAAGTGCGCAAGACATGCTTGATGAGACAATCGCCCAATATGATTCTAGTGATTTAGTTGTAAAAACAGCTGCGGTTGCCGATTATAAGCCAAAGACGGTTTCTGACCGCAAAATAAAAAAGCAGGAAGGCAATGAAAGCATCGAATTAGAAAGAACCAAGGACATTTTATTTGAGCTTGGAAAAATCAAAAAGCACCAAGTATTGGTTGGTTTTGCTGCGGAAACCGATCATGTAGAAGAGTACGCGATGAGAAAGCTCGAGAAGAAAAATGCTGATATCATCGTGGCAAACAATGTTGCAGAAGAAGGATCTGGATTTGGGACAGATACAAATAAAATAACGATTTACAAGCGAGATGGACATTCTATCTCGTTACCATTAATGACAAAGCAAGAAGCGGCAAAAACCCTTCTTTTAGAGGCTTTAAAGCTCCTACCAAAAGAGGAAGCTGAATGATTGCGAGTGTAATTGTGGATGTCCCAGCTAAGCAAACCGACAGACCATTTGATTATCGCATTCCTGAGCATCTAGAAGGGGTTATCACCCCAGGAATGAGGGTGGTTGTTCCGTTTGGGCCACGGAAAATTCAAGGGTTTGTCATTTCCATACAGCCTAGCTCAGAGTTTGAAAAGCTTAGAGATATTATTGCTCCTATGGATATTGTACCGGTATTAAATGAAGAACTTTTACAGCTTGGGGATTGGTTATCCGAAGAAACTCTTTGTTATCGAATTTCTGCCTATCAGGTGATGCTACCGGCAGCACTTAAAGCGAAATACGAAAAAAAAGTCCGCGTGACGACCGATTTGAATCTGTTGCCACAGGTCCTAAAAAAGGTATTTGAGAAAAGTCATATTGTCCCTTTTGATACGATTGAAGAGGATACATGGAAGGTATTACAAAAAGAAATCGCCAGTGGCCATGTTGAATTTATATATGAAGTAAAGGAACGGGTGAATAAGAAAAAGCGCAAGTATGTTATGCCACATGTGAATGAAGAGGAGCTATCCGATTCACTCAAGTTATTATCCATTCAGGCAACGAAGCAAAGGGAAATTATAGAGTTTTTCCTAGCGAACCCAGATCCAGTCCCTTTACAACATTTGCTGAACCTATTAAACACCTCTTCATCTGCTATAAAGGGTCTTGTTAATAAAGGAATGTTAAGGGAAGAAGAAGTAGAAGTGTACCGAGATCCTTACGAGAATCGTGTATTTGAACGGACACAGGCTTTACCGTTAACCCCCGAGCAGACATTAGCTATTACCCCCGTATTACAAACCATTGAAGAAGATCTTCATAAAGTATTCTTACTTTATGGGGTAACAGGTAGTGGAAAAACGGAAGTATATTTACAATCGATTCAACGAGTGTTAGAGAAAGGAAAGGAAGCGATCGTTCTCGTCCCAGAAATCGCTTTAACTCCACAAATGGTGAAACGGTTTAAAGGAAGATTTGGAGATGAAGTGGCTGTCATGCACAGCGGACTTTCTACAGGGGAAAAATACGATGAGTGGCGAAAGATTCAAAGAAAAGAAGTAAAAGTGGTTGTAGGGGCAAGGTCTGCCATTTTTGCTCCCTTTGAAAACCTCGGAATTATTATCATTGATGAAGAGCATGAAACAAGTTATAAGCAAGAAGAAAATCCTAGATACCATGCGAGAGACGTAGCGATTCAACGTGCCAAAAAATATGGTTGTCCGGTTGTACTAGGAAGCGCAACTCCAGCACTCGAATCATTTGCTCGCGCAAAAAAAGGTGTGTATGAGCTTTTAACATTGCCGAGCCGGATGAATAGTGGTCCGATGCCTCATGTTGAAGTCGTCGATATGAGAGAAGAGCTTCGCGAAGGAAATCGCTCCATGTTTTCAAGGGTATTAATGGAAAAATTAAAAGATAGACTCGAAAAGCAGGAGCAAACAGTATTGTTTTTAAACAAACGAGGACATTCCTCCTTTGTGATGTGTAGAGATTGCGGGTATGTTGTTAACTGTCCGGATTGTGATATTTCGTTAACTTATCATCGATTTAGCGAGAGTATGAAGTGTCATTATTGCGGCTATGAGTCCCTTGTTCCAACACAATGCCCAGAATGCCAATCTGAGTATATTCGTTATTTTGGGACAGGCACACAGAAGATTGAAGAAGAACTTGGCAAAGTGTTGCCAGAGGCAAGAGTTATCCGAATGGATGTGGATACGACTTCAAAAAAAGGGGCGCATGAAAAGCTGTTAACTGATTTTGGTGAAGGAAAAGCAGATATTCTGTTAGGGACGCAAATGATAGCAAAAGGATTAGATTTTCCTAAGATTACACTCGTAGGAGTTCTTTCAGCTGATACGATGCTGCATATCCCTGATTTCCGTTCATCTGAGAAAACCTTTCAGCTGCTTACACAGGTAAGTGGAAGAGCCGGAAGACATGAGCTAACAGGGGAAGTAATAGTACAAACCTATACGCCTGAGCATTACAGTATTCAGTTTGCTGCTCAGCAGGACTATGATTTGTATTATGAAAGGGAAATGCAAATAAGAAAGCTTCACCATTATCCCCCTTTCTACTATATATCCCTGATCACAGTAAGCCATGAGAATTTGATGAAGGTGGTGTCGGTGACAGAGAAGATTACCGGATATATTCGGAATAGTCTTTCTCCAGAAGCAATTGTTCTAGGGCCTGTTGCCTCACCAATTCCTCGAATCAAAAATAGATATAGATACCAATGTTTGATAAAATACAAACGTGAGCCACAGTTAGGTCGTGCCATTAAAACTGTACTTGATCAATATCAGCATGAATCTGCAACAACCGGGTTAACCATTTCTACAGACGTGAATCCTTATATTCTCATGTAGTTAGTTATGAAGCGAGTTGTTTTCGTAGAGAATAGTGATAAATATGAAAAAATCGGAGGAAGTATTTTGACGGTAAAGAAGCTAGTTACTCATCCTGCAGAGGTACTTGAGCAAGAATGTGATAGAGTAACGGTATTTGATAAAAAACTAGAAAAGCTACTAAACGATATGTATGATACTATGATTGAATTCGATGGGGTAGGTCTTGCAGCCCCTCAAATTGGCATAGCAAGACAAATTGCCATCGTTGATATAGACGATGAGTCGGGGACGATTGAACTCATTAACCCTGAAATATTAGAAGTGTCCGGCGAACAAACAGGTCCGGAAGGTTGTCTTAGTTTCCCAGGAGTTTACGGAGAGGTAACAAGACCGTATTTTGTAAAGGTGAAAGCTCGAAACCGAAAAGGAAAAGCGTTTGTGATCGAAGCAGAGGATTTTTTAGCACGTGCGATTCTTCATGAAATCGATCATCTTCATGGCATCCTATTTACATCCAAAGTAACAAGGTATTTGACTGAAGAAGAGTTAGAGGGAGTCGAAAGCGAATGACGAAAATAGTATTTATGGGCACTCCTGATTTTTCTGTTCCCGTATTAAGAAGTGTGATAGAAGCAGGATACGAGGTGATCGGTGTAGTTACTCAACCAGATCGCCCAGTTGGAAGAAAAAGAGTACTTACTCCACCTCCGGTAAAAGTAGAAGCGGAAAAGCATGGTATTCCTGTTCTTCAACCTGAAAAAATTCGTGTAAGAGAGGACTTGGATCAAGTATTAAGCTTAAAGCCTGACTTAGTCGTAACGGCAGCGTTCGGACAAATCCTTCCGAAGGAGCTGTTAGAAGCGCCACCGCTCGGATGCATTAATGTTCATGCCTCTCTGTTACCAGAATTGCGTGGAGGGGCTCCCATCCATTACTCCATCATTCAAGGTAAAGAGAAAACAGGAATAACGATCATGTATATGGCAGAAAAGCTTGATGCTGGTGATATATTAACGCAAGTAGAAGTAGAAATTACAGAAACAGATACGGTTGGTTCTTTGCATGATAAGCTTAGTGAGGCAGGCTCTAAGTTATTGTTAGACACATTGCCAAAACTGATTAAGGGGGAGCTAGAATCGATTCCCCAAAATGAGAAGGAAGCAACATTTGCGTATAATATAAAGCGCGAAGAAGAGAAAATTGTTTGGTCTAAAACAGGCGAAGAAATTTACAACCATATCAGGGGTATGAACCCATGGCCAGTCGCATACACCCACCTCTCAGATTCAGGGTTGAAACTTTGGTGGGCGACGAAAGTAAAGGCAGTGAAAAAGGCAGATCCGGGAGAAATTATTGCGATTGAGGAAGATGGTTTTGTCGTGGCAACTGGAAATGACACAGCGATTAAAGTGCTTGAGCTCCAGCCTTCTGGTAAAAAGAAAATGACAGCCGATCAATTTTTGCGTGGGGCAGGTTCGTTCTTAAAAGTTGGAGATCGTATAGGAGTTAGCGAATGACAGAAAAATCAAATGTTCGAGAAAGTGTTGTATCCATTCTGGAGCAAATCGAAAAAAACCAATCATATAGTAATCTACTTTTAAACAATGTGATTAAAAAGAATCAAATTGCAACGAAGGATATTGGATTGTTAACGGAATTAACATACGGAACGCTACAAAGAAAAATGACTCTTGATTATTACTTAGAGCCATTTATTAAAAATCCCAAAAAGCTTGAAAACTGGGTGAAGCAGCTACTGCGTATGACGTTATATCAAATGCTTTATTTAGATAAAATACCCGACCGTGCAGCCATTCATGAGGCAGTGGAAATTGCTAAAAAGAGAGGTCATAAAGGGATATCTGGGATGGTTAATGGTGTTCTCCGCTCTTTGCAACGTGAAGGCGTAAGAGATATGGATGAGATTAAGGATGAAGTCGAGCGATTGTCCATAGAAACCAGTCATCCTACTTGGCTTGTTAGAAGATGGATCGAGCAATTTGGGTATAATAAAGCAAAAGAGATGTGTGAGATAAATTTAACTGCACCAATGCAAACAGCACGTGTTAATACAAATAAAATCACCAGAGAGGCTTGCATCAAAAGGCTTACAGAAGAAGGCTTTCAAGTCGAGGAAAGTGTGGTTGTTCCTGAAGCAATAAAATGCTTAAAAGGAAATCTTGCCCATTCTGAAAGCTTTAGAGAAGGCTTGATTACGATTCAGGATGAAAGCTCCATGCTTGTGGCATATGCATTAGGAATCGAACAAAATGAAACGATTTTAGATGCGTGCGCAGCTCCTGGTGGAAAGTCGACTCATATCGCTGAAAAGCTAGAAGATACAGGACAAGTTATTTCATTAGATCTTCATGAGCATAAAGTGAAGTTGATTAATGAAAATGCTATCCGACTTGGACTGACAAATATAGAAACTAAAGCTATGGATAGTCGTAAAGTACAAGAAGAGTTTGAGGGTAGCGCGTTCGATCGGATTTTGCTTGATGCCCCATGCTCTGGTCTTGGTGTAATGAGAAGGAAGCCAGATATGAAATACACAAAAAAAGAAGAAGATTTAAATCGTCTTCAGAGTATTCAGTTGCAGTTATTAGATTCTGTTACTCCACTGTTAAAACCAGGTGGAACGTTAGTCTACAGTACATGTACAATCGACCGCTCTGAAAATGAAGAGGTAGTGACAGCGTTTTTACAAAAGCATACAGATTTTGAAGGAGACCTTTCTGTTATTGAGAGGATGCCTAAGGCCATTCAGCCACTTATGACGGACTTTCAGCTTCAGATTTTCCCTCAAGATTTTGGTTCAGATGGATTTTATATTGCAAGTTTAAGGAAGAAGGTGTAAAGAAATGGAACAGACAACTATTGAAAAAGAACAAACATCCGTGCAAAAACCATCCATTTACTCTATAGAATTACACGATTTAAAAGCATGGTTAGTAGAACATAATGAAAAGGCATTTCGTGCCGAGCAAATCTTTGATTGGTTATACAAAAAGAGAGTGACTAGTTTTGAGGATATGTCTAATCTTTCAAAAACTTTACGTGAAACGTTAGAAAAGCATTATTCACTAACCACATTAAATACGCTTATTCAACAGCAATCATCAGACGGGACGATTAAGTTTTTATTTGAATTACACGATGGTTACTCCATTGAAACGGTCCTTATGAGACATGAATATGGTAATTCGGTGTGTGTAACCACACAGGTCGGCTGCCGAATCGGATGTACGTTCTGTGCGTCAACATTAGGTGGACTTAAACGAAATCTGGAAGCAGGGGAAATCGTCGCTCAAGTAGTAAAAGTACAGCAAGCATTAGATGAAACAGATGAAAGAGTAAGCTCAGTCGTTATTATGGGAATTGGAGAGCCATTTGATAATTACAATGATATGCTCTCGTTTTTGAAGATTATCAACCATGATAAGGGATTGAATATTGGAGCTAGACATATTACGGTATCAACAAGTGGAATTATCCCGAAGATCTATCAGTTTGCCGATGAAAATATGCAAATCAACTTTGCGATTTCACTTCATGCACCAAATACGGAGATCCGCAGTCGCTTAATGCCTATCAACCGTGCGTATAAGCTCCCTGATTTAATGGATGCGGTACGTTATTATATTGAGAAGACAGGAAGAAGAGTAAGCTTTGAATATGGGTTATTTGGTGGAGTGAATGACCAGGTTGAACATGCCGAAGAGCTGGCTAAGCTCATTAAAGGTGTGAAATGTCACGTAAATTTAATTCCAGTAAACTATGTGCCGGAAAGAGATTACGTTCGAACACCTAAAGATCAAATTTTTGCCTTTGAAAAAACGTTAAAAAATCATGGAGTAAACGTAACGATTCGAAGAGAGCACGGTCATGATATTGATGCAGCATGTGGACAACTTCGTGCAAAGGAACGAAAAGAAGAGACGAGGTGACAATAGGTGAAAGCGGTATTTAAAACGGACCGAGGTCGGATTCGCCAACATAATGAGGACAGTGGGGGAATCTTTATCAACCGTGATGGGCAGCATCTATGTGTGGTTGCAGATGGAATGGGTGGACATCGAGCAGGAGATGTCGCCAGTTCCATGGCCATCAAGCATCTAGAAGAGATGTGGAAAGATTCAAGTGGAATTGAGACTGCCTCACATGCAGAGGACTGGTTAAGAAGGAGTATTCCTCATATCAATCAAGTAGTATTCCAGCATTCACAGCAACACGCCGAGTGTGAAGGGATGGGAACAACAGTTGTTGCTGCCATTGTTACACCATTATTTTCAACTGTCCTGAATATTGGTGATAGTCGCTGCTATATTTTAAATGATACAGGTTTTCAGCAGTTAACAGAGGATCATACACTTGTGAATGAACTTGTTAGAACGGGACAAATTTCAAGAGAGGATGCAGAACATCATCCACGTAAAAATGTTATTTTACGTGCTCTTGGAACGGAGCAAGATATAAAAATGGATATTCGCACCATCATGTTTGAAGAAGGAGATGTCCTCCTTTTATGCTCTGATGGTTTATCTAATAAAGTATCGACCGATGAAATGGTTAGTATTTTAAAAAATGCTGAAAATTTAGAGGAAAAGGCAACCACTCTCATCAACCTTGCAAACGAGCATGGTGGTGAGGACAATATTACCTTAGTCATTTTACAATTTGACGTTGGCGATGATTGGGGTGGGGATACATGCTAATCGGAAAGCGTTTAAGCGGTCGCTACAAAGTGCTTGAGATGATTGGTGGCGGCGGAATGGCCAATGTTTATCTTGCTCATGATATGATCTTAGATCGAGACGTGGCTGTTAAGGTACTGAGACTTGATTTTTCGAATGACGAGGAATTTATTCGACGCTTTCACCGAGAAGCACAATCAGCTACTAGCTTGGCTCATCCGAATATTGTTAGTATATACGATGTTGGTGAAGAAGATTCTATCTATTATATTGTTATGGAGTATGTGGAGGGGCAAACTCTCAAACAATACATACAGCAGCAACTATCGTTACACGTAGCGGATGCCATTAATATTATGAAGCAGTTAACCTCCGCTATTTCACATGCCCATCAAAATCACATTGTTCATAGAGATATTAAACCACATAATATTTTAATTGATCGTGAAGGAAATGTGAAAATAACTGATTTTGGCATTGCTATGGCAATGAGTGCGACAAGTATTACGCAAACAAATTCGGTGCTTGGCTCCGTCCATTATTTATCTCCAGAACAAGCAAGAGGTGGAATGGCAAACCGCAAATCGGATATTTATTCACTTGGAATTGTTATGTTCGAACTGTTGACGGGAAGATTGCCATTTTCTGGTGAGTCAGCCGTCTCAATCGCTTTAAAACATTTACAATCGGAAACACCTTCGTTAAGAAGATGGAATCCAAAAATTCCACAAAGTGTGGAAAATATTGTTTTAAAAGCAACGGCAAAGGATCCTTTTCATCGATATGATAGTGTAGAAGATATGGAGATGGATCTAGTAACTGCACTTGATCCTGATCGAATCGACGAGCCGAAGTTTGCGCTTCCGATAGATGATGATGCAACAAAAGCAATTCCAGTCATTACCGCTGATCAGTATCTAACTTCTGATGAAACACTCGTACATAGTAAAGAGCATCCTGTTCTTCAACAGACAACTGACAAAGACGGAGATAAAAAGAAGAAGAAAAAGAAGAGAAAATGGCCCATTGTGCTCGTATCTATCTTTCTCACATTGATTATCTTAGCAGTTTTAACTGTAACTGTTTTACCAAAGTTATTAGGACCAAAAGATGTTCTTGTTCCTGATGTTTCTGGAAAAGAGTTAGATGAAGCAATGGAAGTCCTTCAGGAGCAAGGTTTGAAAATTGGTGAAACGATTGAAGTTACAGATGAAGAGGTAGAGGAAGGTCTCATCATAAAAACAAACCCTAAGGAAGGGAAGACGGTAAAAGAAGGGCAGGAAGTGGACCTTTATTTAAGTATTGGCAAAGAGAAATGGACATTGCTAGATTATACCGGACGTCAATATGATGATGTGATTGATTTATTAGAAGCAAGGGGCTTTAAAGACATTACAAAAACGGAAGTTTACGATGATTCTGCCCCAGTGGGACAAATCATCTCTCAAGATCCATCTAGCGGGGAAGAAATTATTCCGGCTGAAACGGAACTGGCATTTACCGTTAGTAAGGGGCCGCAGTTAATAAAGCTCAAGGATCTTTCTGGTTATAATGAAAAAGGAATCCAAGAGTACGCACAATCCTCTGGATTATATGTTGAGATCGCCAGTGAGGGCGAATTTAGCGATACGGTAGCGGAAGGGTTAGTTGTTTCACAAAAGCCTTCAGCAGGTACAGATTTACAAAAAGGGTCTAAAGTAACCGTTGTCCTCTCTAAAGGAAAAGAGGAGATTCCAAAAGAAGTATCAAGGGAAATTACCATCCCTTATGAGCCGTTAGTTGAAGGAACTCCGCAAGTTGTCCAAATCTATATCGAGGATATGGAGCACAATACATCAGAACCGGTCCAAACCTTTGAAATTACAAAGACTGAGACTCGGACCATACAGTTAATTATTGCTCCTGGTGAACAGGCGGTATACAGAGTTCAAAGGGACGGTAATGTTATCGATGAACAAACGGTACCATACCCCACAAATTAAAATAGGGATAGGAACTAGTAGTTCACATTCTGTTAAAGGAGTGTATGTATGCCAGAAGGCAAAATTATTAAAGCGTTAAGTGGGTTCTATTATGTTCTCTCAGATGATAATCAAGTGATTCAGTGCCGAGGAAGAGGGGTATTTCGCTTAAATAAAGTGACCCCTCTTGTAGGAGATGAAGTTGTTTTCCAAGCTGAAAATGAATCTGAAGGCTATATCTTAGAAGTAAAGGATCGAAAAAACGAACTGGTAAGACCACCGATATCTAACGTTGATCAGGCGATATTGGTGTTTTCCGCTGTTGAGCCTGATTTTAGTACTTCATTGCTCGACCGCTTTCTTGTTTTAGTTGAGTTTAATCGAATCAAGCCTATTATTTGTGTCACGAAAATGGATTTAACGAGTGCTGATGATAGAGTAAAGATCGAAACCTACCGAGATCAATATACGAAGGCGGGTTATGAAGTGATTTTAACATCATCAGAAACGGAGGACGGGTTAGAGCAACTG containing:
- the coaBC gene encoding bifunctional phosphopantothenoylcysteine decarboxylase/phosphopantothenate--cysteine ligase CoaBC is translated as MRGKKILLCVTGGIAVFKAAALTSKLTQAGLEVKVILSESASKFVTPLTFQALSRNDVHIDTFDEKNSKVIAHIDLADWADLIVVAPATANVIGKLANGIADNMITTTLLAATSPVWIAPAMNVHMYDHPAVRKNLETLRSYGYGFIEPGEGYLACGYVGKGRMEEPETIVGKIAEFFQPMNTPLKSRKVLVTAGPTREKIDPVRYITNFSSGKMGYAIAEQARNLGAEVTLITGPVSIEPPLGVKVIHVESAQDMLDETIAQYDSSDLVVKTAAVADYKPKTVSDRKIKKQEGNESIELERTKDILFELGKIKKHQVLVGFAAETDHVEEYAMRKLEKKNADIIVANNVAEEGSGFGTDTNKITIYKRDGHSISLPLMTKQEAAKTLLLEALKLLPKEEAE
- the priA gene encoding primosomal protein N', translated to MIASVIVDVPAKQTDRPFDYRIPEHLEGVITPGMRVVVPFGPRKIQGFVISIQPSSEFEKLRDIIAPMDIVPVLNEELLQLGDWLSEETLCYRISAYQVMLPAALKAKYEKKVRVTTDLNLLPQVLKKVFEKSHIVPFDTIEEDTWKVLQKEIASGHVEFIYEVKERVNKKKRKYVMPHVNEEELSDSLKLLSIQATKQREIIEFFLANPDPVPLQHLLNLLNTSSSAIKGLVNKGMLREEEVEVYRDPYENRVFERTQALPLTPEQTLAITPVLQTIEEDLHKVFLLYGVTGSGKTEVYLQSIQRVLEKGKEAIVLVPEIALTPQMVKRFKGRFGDEVAVMHSGLSTGEKYDEWRKIQRKEVKVVVGARSAIFAPFENLGIIIIDEEHETSYKQEENPRYHARDVAIQRAKKYGCPVVLGSATPALESFARAKKGVYELLTLPSRMNSGPMPHVEVVDMREELREGNRSMFSRVLMEKLKDRLEKQEQTVLFLNKRGHSSFVMCRDCGYVVNCPDCDISLTYHRFSESMKCHYCGYESLVPTQCPECQSEYIRYFGTGTQKIEEELGKVLPEARVIRMDVDTTSKKGAHEKLLTDFGEGKADILLGTQMIAKGLDFPKITLVGVLSADTMLHIPDFRSSEKTFQLLTQVSGRAGRHELTGEVIVQTYTPEHYSIQFAAQQDYDLYYEREMQIRKLHHYPPFYYISLITVSHENLMKVVSVTEKITGYIRNSLSPEAIVLGPVASPIPRIKNRYRYQCLIKYKREPQLGRAIKTVLDQYQHESATTGLTISTDVNPYILM
- the def gene encoding peptide deformylase gives rise to the protein MTVKKLVTHPAEVLEQECDRVTVFDKKLEKLLNDMYDTMIEFDGVGLAAPQIGIARQIAIVDIDDESGTIELINPEILEVSGEQTGPEGCLSFPGVYGEVTRPYFVKVKARNRKGKAFVIEAEDFLARAILHEIDHLHGILFTSKVTRYLTEEELEGVESE
- the fmt gene encoding methionyl-tRNA formyltransferase — translated: MTKIVFMGTPDFSVPVLRSVIEAGYEVIGVVTQPDRPVGRKRVLTPPPVKVEAEKHGIPVLQPEKIRVREDLDQVLSLKPDLVVTAAFGQILPKELLEAPPLGCINVHASLLPELRGGAPIHYSIIQGKEKTGITIMYMAEKLDAGDILTQVEVEITETDTVGSLHDKLSEAGSKLLLDTLPKLIKGELESIPQNEKEATFAYNIKREEEKIVWSKTGEEIYNHIRGMNPWPVAYTHLSDSGLKLWWATKVKAVKKADPGEIIAIEEDGFVVATGNDTAIKVLELQPSGKKKMTADQFLRGAGSFLKVGDRIGVSE
- the rsmB gene encoding 16S rRNA (cytosine(967)-C(5))-methyltransferase RsmB, with the translated sequence MTEKSNVRESVVSILEQIEKNQSYSNLLLNNVIKKNQIATKDIGLLTELTYGTLQRKMTLDYYLEPFIKNPKKLENWVKQLLRMTLYQMLYLDKIPDRAAIHEAVEIAKKRGHKGISGMVNGVLRSLQREGVRDMDEIKDEVERLSIETSHPTWLVRRWIEQFGYNKAKEMCEINLTAPMQTARVNTNKITREACIKRLTEEGFQVEESVVVPEAIKCLKGNLAHSESFREGLITIQDESSMLVAYALGIEQNETILDACAAPGGKSTHIAEKLEDTGQVISLDLHEHKVKLINENAIRLGLTNIETKAMDSRKVQEEFEGSAFDRILLDAPCSGLGVMRRKPDMKYTKKEEDLNRLQSIQLQLLDSVTPLLKPGGTLVYSTCTIDRSENEEVVTAFLQKHTDFEGDLSVIERMPKAIQPLMTDFQLQIFPQDFGSDGFYIASLRKKV
- the rlmN gene encoding 23S rRNA (adenine(2503)-C(2))-methyltransferase RlmN codes for the protein MEQTTIEKEQTSVQKPSIYSIELHDLKAWLVEHNEKAFRAEQIFDWLYKKRVTSFEDMSNLSKTLRETLEKHYSLTTLNTLIQQQSSDGTIKFLFELHDGYSIETVLMRHEYGNSVCVTTQVGCRIGCTFCASTLGGLKRNLEAGEIVAQVVKVQQALDETDERVSSVVIMGIGEPFDNYNDMLSFLKIINHDKGLNIGARHITVSTSGIIPKIYQFADENMQINFAISLHAPNTEIRSRLMPINRAYKLPDLMDAVRYYIEKTGRRVSFEYGLFGGVNDQVEHAEELAKLIKGVKCHVNLIPVNYVPERDYVRTPKDQIFAFEKTLKNHGVNVTIRREHGHDIDAACGQLRAKERKEETR
- a CDS encoding Stp1/IreP family PP2C-type Ser/Thr phosphatase, giving the protein MKAVFKTDRGRIRQHNEDSGGIFINRDGQHLCVVADGMGGHRAGDVASSMAIKHLEEMWKDSSGIETASHAEDWLRRSIPHINQVVFQHSQQHAECEGMGTTVVAAIVTPLFSTVLNIGDSRCYILNDTGFQQLTEDHTLVNELVRTGQISREDAEHHPRKNVILRALGTEQDIKMDIRTIMFEEGDVLLLCSDGLSNKVSTDEMVSILKNAENLEEKATTLINLANEHGGEDNITLVILQFDVGDDWGGDTC
- the pknB gene encoding Stk1 family PASTA domain-containing Ser/Thr kinase, producing the protein MLIGKRLSGRYKVLEMIGGGGMANVYLAHDMILDRDVAVKVLRLDFSNDEEFIRRFHREAQSATSLAHPNIVSIYDVGEEDSIYYIVMEYVEGQTLKQYIQQQLSLHVADAINIMKQLTSAISHAHQNHIVHRDIKPHNILIDREGNVKITDFGIAMAMSATSITQTNSVLGSVHYLSPEQARGGMANRKSDIYSLGIVMFELLTGRLPFSGESAVSIALKHLQSETPSLRRWNPKIPQSVENIVLKATAKDPFHRYDSVEDMEMDLVTALDPDRIDEPKFALPIDDDATKAIPVITADQYLTSDETLVHSKEHPVLQQTTDKDGDKKKKKKKRKWPIVLVSIFLTLIILAVLTVTVLPKLLGPKDVLVPDVSGKELDEAMEVLQEQGLKIGETIEVTDEEVEEGLIIKTNPKEGKTVKEGQEVDLYLSIGKEKWTLLDYTGRQYDDVIDLLEARGFKDITKTEVYDDSAPVGQIISQDPSSGEEIIPAETELAFTVSKGPQLIKLKDLSGYNEKGIQEYAQSSGLYVEIASEGEFSDTVAEGLVVSQKPSAGTDLQKGSKVTVVLSKGKEEIPKEVSREITIPYEPLVEGTPQVVQIYIEDMEHNTSEPVQTFEITKTETRTIQLIIAPGEQAVYRVQRDGNVIDEQTVPYPTN
- the rsgA gene encoding ribosome small subunit-dependent GTPase A, producing MPEGKIIKALSGFYYVLSDDNQVIQCRGRGVFRLNKVTPLVGDEVVFQAENESEGYILEVKDRKNELVRPPISNVDQAILVFSAVEPDFSTSLLDRFLVLVEFNRIKPIICVTKMDLTSADDRVKIETYRDQYTKAGYEVILTSSETEDGLEQLLPHLKGVISVFAGQSGVGKSSLLNAIRPDLELKTNDISSHLGRGKHTTRHVELIKIGEGLVADTPGFSSLEFTDIEVEDLNYCFPDIEKLSEDCKFRGCLHLKEPKCAVKEAVTKEELPEYRYEHYELFAQEIKERKPRY